In a genomic window of Vicinamibacterales bacterium:
- a CDS encoding Gfo/Idh/MocA family oxidoreductase translates to MRTARLGMASRLHIAFLGCGFITRVHSTHLRALRRHVELSYASRERSRADEFCRRFGGRRAYGSYAGAIADPSVDAVVVAVPPILHRGLVLDALASGKHVLVEKPAFPTLADYETVRAARDAAGRVVLVGENDHYKPLAVTLRRLLAADLIGEMVFAHIATIAHRLKAADDWRNDESIAGGDAFFEEGIHWLHVAGSLGPRIVRARGYRPDVSRDGPDRRAKSMMVALEFDNRAVGALYYSREIPSLLMGLRLSKIFGRRGVITFESNGAFVVARGGGWPRLIQPGVRDIRGYRAMYRDFVDAIRQDRPPEMSLERAMEDQILMDQIYASLDTGERAAG, encoded by the coding sequence GTGCGCACCGCGCGGCTCGGCATGGCCTCCCGCCTCCACATCGCGTTCCTCGGCTGCGGTTTCATCACGCGCGTCCACAGCACCCACCTGCGGGCGCTCCGTCGCCACGTCGAGCTGAGCTATGCCAGCCGCGAGCGGAGCCGCGCGGACGAGTTCTGCCGCCGGTTCGGGGGGCGGCGCGCCTACGGCAGCTACGCCGGCGCCATCGCCGACCCGTCGGTGGACGCCGTGGTCGTCGCCGTGCCGCCCATCCTGCACCGGGGGCTCGTGCTCGACGCCCTCGCGTCCGGCAAGCACGTGCTGGTGGAGAAGCCGGCGTTCCCGACCCTCGCCGACTACGAGACGGTCCGCGCCGCCAGGGACGCGGCCGGGCGCGTGGTGCTGGTCGGGGAGAACGACCACTACAAGCCGCTCGCCGTGACGCTCAGGCGCCTCCTGGCCGCCGATCTCATCGGCGAGATGGTCTTCGCCCACATCGCGACGATCGCCCATCGCCTGAAGGCCGCCGACGATTGGCGAAACGACGAGTCCATCGCCGGGGGAGATGCCTTCTTCGAGGAGGGCATCCACTGGCTGCACGTGGCGGGCAGCCTCGGCCCGCGCATCGTCCGCGCGCGCGGCTACCGGCCCGACGTCAGCCGCGACGGACCCGACCGCCGGGCCAAGAGCATGATGGTCGCGCTGGAGTTCGACAACCGGGCGGTGGGGGCGCTGTACTACTCGCGCGAGATTCCGTCGCTCCTGATGGGCCTGCGCCTGTCGAAGATCTTCGGCCGCCGCGGCGTCATCACGTTCGAGTCCAACGGCGCCTTCGTGGTGGCGCGGGGGGGAGGGTGGCCCCGCCTGATCCAGCCCGGCGTCCGCGACATCCGCGGGTACCGGGCCATGTACCGGGACTTCGTGGACGCCATCCGCCAGGACCGCCCGCCGGAGATGAGCCTGGAGCGCGCGATGGAGGACCAGATCCTGATGGACCAGATCTACGCCAGCCTGGACACCGGCGAGAGGGCGGCGGGCTGA
- a CDS encoding dienelactone hydrolase family protein — protein sequence MPRKTAADFDPEVLILFDAYVHGALDRRGFLDKAAKYAVSGVTAAMLLDELSPKFAEAQQVSRDDARLKTEYAQYASPQGSGTMKGYLARAASGGSARPGVLVIHENRGLNPHIEDIARRIALDGYVAFAPDALTPLGGYPAAGEDEARALFGKLDQAKTREDMVAAAAFLRTHKECNGRIGVVGFCYGGGVCNLLATRVPELRAAAPFYGGPPPIEDVPKIKAQLVLHYAGNDQRVNASWPAYETALKAAGVKYDMHLYPGVEHGFNNDTTPRYDKAAATLAWTRTMELFAATLKS from the coding sequence ATGCCGCGAAAGACCGCCGCCGACTTCGACCCCGAGGTCCTGATCCTGTTCGACGCCTACGTCCACGGCGCGCTCGACAGGCGCGGCTTCCTCGACAAGGCCGCCAAGTACGCCGTGAGCGGCGTCACGGCCGCCATGCTGCTCGACGAGCTGAGTCCGAAGTTCGCCGAGGCCCAGCAGGTGAGCAGGGACGACGCGCGGCTGAAGACGGAATACGCGCAGTACGCGTCGCCGCAAGGCTCCGGCACCATGAAGGGCTACCTCGCCCGCGCCGCGAGCGGCGGCAGCGCGCGCCCCGGCGTCCTGGTCATCCACGAGAACCGCGGCCTCAACCCGCACATCGAGGACATCGCCCGCCGGATCGCGCTCGACGGCTATGTGGCCTTCGCGCCCGACGCCCTCACGCCGCTGGGCGGCTACCCGGCCGCGGGCGAGGACGAAGCGCGTGCGCTCTTCGGCAAGCTGGATCAGGCGAAGACGCGCGAGGACATGGTGGCGGCGGCGGCGTTCCTCCGGACGCACAAGGAGTGCAACGGCCGGATCGGCGTCGTCGGGTTCTGCTACGGCGGCGGCGTCTGCAACCTCCTGGCGACGCGGGTCCCGGAACTGAGGGCCGCGGCGCCGTTCTACGGCGGCCCGCCGCCGATCGAGGACGTCCCCAAGATCAAGGCCCAGCTGGTGCTGCACTACGCCGGCAACGATCAGCGCGTCAACGCGAGCTGGCCGGCCTACGAAACGGCCCTGAAGGCGGCCGGCGTGAAGTACGACATGCACCTGTACCCGGGCGTAGAGCACGGCTTCAACAACGACACGACGCCGCGCTACGACAAGGCGGCGGCGACGCTCGCGTGGACGCGCACGATGGAGCTCTTCGCCGCCACGCTCAAGTCGTAA
- a CDS encoding GMC family oxidoreductase: MAERFDLVIIGSGAGGGTMAHALAGSGARILLVERGERVPREPENWDPAAVWRDLRYRTGEHWLDGDGREFRPYTHYCVGGNTKFWGSVLYRLRRQDFHDLEHLDGVSPAWPIDYDTLAPYYDRAERLYGVRGEAGIDPTEPPRGPFPFPAVPHAPAVQAIVDDLKVLGLTPSPLPLGLLEPGTPGGCVLCNTCNSFPCQRGAKSDAEACAVSPALDAPGLTLWTRATARRLRTNPAGTRVTGVEVERDGEVRTVEASTVVVSCGAVNSAALLLRSASDRHPRGLANSSGLVGRRYMAHLATMMQGFHPFRRNDTVFQKTVAINDYYFGGPDAAHPLGHVQSQGRTHGIMAKVVGDTMIPGIPLAAYDAWVARGVDWLAMSEDLPNPDNRVDLAPDGRIRLRYTPNNVAAHEQLVAEMRRVLRRLGFWKVMAHSHRAKNTTHQCGTLVFGTDPRRSVLDPFCRAHDVENLFVVDASFFPSSAAVNPGLTIIAQALRVAEHIGGVERHLTPPPPAG, translated from the coding sequence ATGGCGGAGCGGTTCGATCTCGTCATCATCGGGTCCGGGGCCGGCGGCGGCACGATGGCGCACGCGCTTGCGGGCAGCGGCGCCCGCATCCTGCTCGTCGAGCGGGGCGAGCGCGTCCCGCGGGAGCCCGAGAACTGGGATCCGGCGGCGGTCTGGCGTGACCTGCGCTACCGGACCGGCGAACACTGGCTCGACGGCGATGGCCGGGAGTTCAGGCCCTACACGCACTACTGCGTCGGCGGGAACACGAAGTTCTGGGGCAGCGTGCTCTACCGGCTGCGCCGCCAGGACTTCCACGACCTCGAGCACCTGGACGGCGTCTCGCCGGCCTGGCCCATCGATTACGACACGCTGGCCCCCTACTACGACCGCGCGGAACGGCTCTACGGCGTGCGCGGCGAGGCCGGGATCGATCCCACCGAGCCCCCGCGCGGTCCGTTCCCGTTTCCCGCCGTGCCCCACGCGCCGGCGGTGCAGGCGATCGTGGACGACCTGAAGGTCCTGGGGCTGACGCCGTCGCCGCTGCCGCTGGGCCTGCTCGAGCCCGGCACGCCCGGCGGCTGCGTCCTCTGCAACACCTGCAACTCCTTTCCGTGTCAGCGCGGGGCCAAGAGCGACGCCGAGGCCTGCGCCGTGTCGCCGGCCCTCGACGCGCCCGGGCTCACGCTCTGGACGCGCGCCACCGCCCGGCGCCTGCGCACGAATCCCGCGGGCACGCGCGTGACCGGCGTGGAGGTGGAACGGGACGGCGAGGTGCGCACCGTCGAGGCCTCGACGGTCGTGGTGTCGTGCGGCGCGGTCAACTCCGCGGCGCTGCTCCTGCGGTCGGCCTCGGATCGTCATCCGCGGGGCCTGGCGAACTCGTCGGGGCTGGTCGGCCGGCGCTACATGGCGCACCTGGCGACGATGATGCAGGGCTTCCATCCCTTCCGGAGGAACGACACCGTCTTCCAGAAGACGGTCGCCATCAACGACTACTACTTCGGCGGGCCCGACGCCGCCCACCCGCTGGGCCACGTCCAGTCGCAGGGCCGCACGCACGGCATCATGGCCAAGGTGGTCGGCGACACGATGATTCCCGGCATCCCGCTGGCGGCCTACGATGCCTGGGTGGCGCGAGGGGTGGACTGGCTGGCGATGTCCGAAGACCTGCCGAACCCCGACAACCGCGTCGACCTCGCCCCCGACGGCCGCATCCGCCTGCGGTACACGCCGAACAACGTGGCCGCGCACGAGCAGCTCGTCGCCGAGATGCGGCGCGTGCTCCGCCGGCTCGGCTTCTGGAAGGTGATGGCGCACTCGCACCGCGCGAAGAACACGACCCACCAGTGCGGCACGCTCGTCTTCGGCACCGACCCGCGCCGCTCCGTCCTGGATCCGTTCTGCCGCGCCCACGACGTCGAGAACCTGTTCGTGGTGGACGCGTCGTTCTTCCCCTCCTCGGCCGCCGTCAATCCCGGCCTGACGATCATCGCGCAGGCACTCAGGGTGGCGGAGCACATTGGGGGAGTGGAGCGACATCTCACTCCTCCGCCGCCCGCAGGCTGA